A window of Fragaria vesca subsp. vesca linkage group LG7, FraVesHawaii_1.0, whole genome shotgun sequence contains these coding sequences:
- the LOC101313919 gene encoding phosphoinositide 3-kinase regulatory subunit 4-like, whose protein sequence is MGNKIARTTQVSASEYYLHDLPSSYNLVLKEVLGRGRFFKSIQCKHDEGLVLVKVYFKRGDSIDLRDYERRLFHIKETFRALDHPHVWPFQFWQETDKAAYLVRQYLFNNLHDRLSTRPFLSLIEKKWLAFQLLLALKQCHDKGICHGDIKCENVLVTSWNWLYLADFASFKPTYIPYDDPSDFSFFYDTGGRRLCYLAPERFYEHGGEMQVAQDAPLRPSMDIFAVGCVIAELFLEGQPLFELSQLLAYRRGQYDPSQLLEKIPDFGIRKMILHMIQLEPELRLAADSYLQEYTTIVFPSYFSPFLHNFHCFWNPLHCDMRIALCQSVFPEILKQMMSNRSTQDTSTGLGTPSNIHAVNSKSSQDTKNNTGSAFSQNLGNYGMQSPGELLQTISRAFRRNDHHFLKKITMNDLNSLMSKYDSQSDTFGMPFLPLPEDSLRCEGMVLITSLLCSCIRNVKLPHLRRRAILLLKSSALYIDDDNRLQRVIPYVVAMLSDQAAIVRCAALETLCDILPLVRDFPPSDAKIFPEYILPMLSMLPDDSEESVRICYASNIAKLALTAYGFLVHSITLSEAGVLDEVSSKNQLASSSEASGQLHKLNGDAQLAQLRKSIAEVIQELVMGPRQTPNIRRALLQDISNLCCFFGQRQSNDFLLPILPAFLNDRDEQLRAVFYGQIVYVCFFVGQRSVEEYLLPYIEQAVSDSTEAVIVNALDCLAILCRSGYLRKRILLEMIERAFPLLCYPSQWVRRSAVSFIAASSECLGAVDSYVFLAPVIRPLLRRQPASLASEKALFSCLKPPVSRQVFYQVLENARSSDMLERQRKIWYNSRPQSKQWENVDLLHKGIAELNSMRSWTDDQENPEGQKRAGNELQQGKLTECDDGVAKFGCMGSFTHKASSTVDIHDPLSSEKLQYSGFMWPQGSTVNSFMCDKSSVGIPLYSFSMDRQAVGVTSASSDSPLQVSSVGVGASSMPWMDPVNKSFSLASTVPAPKLVSGSFNIGSGSKQFYRVVHEPDGRDNDQTAFVNSKFQDMGLTSATKASSITVEDASSTSDLTGLPSSARASSIPDSGWRPRGVLVAHLQEHRSAVNDIAISTDHSFFVSASDDSTVKVWDSRKLEKDISFRSRLTYHLEGSRALCSAMLRGCAQVVVGACDGMIHMFSVDYISRGLGNVVEKYSGVADIKKKDTKEGAILSLLNFSADNCANQMVMYSTQNCGIHLWDIRTNSDSWTLKATPEEGYVSSLVTGPCENWFVSGSSRGVLTLWDMRFLVPVNSWQYSAVCPIEKMCLFLPPPNASVSAAARPLVYVAAGCNEVSLWNAENGTCHQVLRVASYESDTEMSEVPWALSRSSAKNSKADMRRNVNPHYRVDELNEPPPRIPGIRSLLPLPGGDLLTGGTDLKIRRWDHYSPERSYCICGPNLKGVGNDDFYGIRSSFGVQVVQETKRRPLTTKLTAKAVLAAAATDTAGSHRDSILSLASVKLNHRHLISSSRDGAIKVWK, encoded by the exons ATGGGGAACAAGATAGCGCGGACGACGCAGGTGTCGGCGTCGGAGTATTACCTGCACGACCTGCCGTCTTCGTATAACCTAGTGCTGAAAGAGGTTCTAGGTCGCGGACGCTTCTTCAAGTCGATTCAGTGCAAGCACGACGAGGGTTTGGTCCTCGTCAAGGTCTATTTCAAGCGCGGCGACTCCATCGATCTCCGCGACTACGAGCGCCGTCTCTTCCACATCAAGGAGACCTTCCGCGCCCTCGATCACCCTCACGTCTGGCCCTTCCAG TTCTGGCAAGAGACCGATAAAGCGGCTTATCTTGTGCGGCAGTACTTGTTCAACAACCTCCATGATCGATTGAGCACCCGCCCCTTTCTCAGTCTCATCGAGAAGAAATGGCTGGCTTTCCAGTTGCTTCTGGCACTGAAACAGTGCCATGACAAAGGAATATGTCACGGTGATATCAAGTGTGAGAATGTGCTGGTCACTTCTTGGAACTGGCTCTATCTTGCCGACTTTGCATCCTTCAAACCCACCTACATCCCCTACGACGACCCTTCTGATTTCTCTTTTTTCTATGACACTGGTGGAAGAAGGCTTTGTTATCTTGCTCCCGAG AGATTTTATGAGCATGGAGGTGAGATGCAAGTTGCACAAGATGCACCATTAAGACCATCCATGGATATATTTGCTGTAGG GTGTGTGATTGCTGAGCTTTTCCTCGAGGGTCAGCCCCTATTTGAACTCTCTCAACTTCTCGCTTATCGTAGAGGGCAATACGATCCTAGTCAACTTCTTGAAAAG ATACCAGATTTTGGAATCCGCAAAATGATACTTCATATGATTCAGTTGGAACCGGAGTTACGACTTGCTGCTGATAGCTACCTGCAGGAGTATACAACTATTGTGTTTCCGAGTTACTTCTCTCCGTTTCTGCATAACTTTCATTGTTTCTGGAATCCGCTTCATTGTGATATGAGG ATTGCACTTTGCCAGAGTGTTTTTCCTGAGATACTGAAACAAATGATGAGCAATAGGTCAACTCAGGACACTAGCACCGGACTTGGAACTCCTTCAAACATCCATGCTGTTAACAGTAAATCTTCTCAGGACACGAAGAAC AACACTGGTTCTGCATTCTCCCAAAATCTTGGAAACTATGGCATGCAATCTCCTGGTGAATTACTTCAGACAATCTCTCGTGCATTTAGGAGAAATGATCATCACTTTCTAAAAAAGATTACAATGAATGATTTGAATTCATTGATGTCTAAGTATGACAGCCAATCAGATACCTTTGGCATGCCCTTTTTACCATTACCTGAAGATAGTTTGAGATGTGAGGGCATGGTTCTGATTACCTCTCTGCTATGTTCTTGCATACGCAATGTCAAATTGCCTCATTTAAGGAGGAGGGCGATACTTTTGCTGAAGTCATCTGCATTGTATATTGATGATGATAACCGGCTGCAGCGTGTAATTCCTTATGTTGTTGCAATGCTTTCAGATCAAGCTGCAATTGTGCGTTGTGCAGCCTTGGAGACGTTATGTGACATTCTCCCTTTAGTTCGAGATTTTCCTCCTAGTGATGCAAAAATTTTTCCTGAGTATATTCTGCCAATGCTTTCCATGCTTCCTGATGATTCAGAGGAAAGTGTAAGGATATGTTATGCCAGTAATATAGCTAAGCTGGCACTAACTGCTTATGGTTTCTTAGTTCACTCAATAACCTTGAGTGAGGCTGGTGTGCTTGATGAAGTAAGTTCTAAGAACCAACTGGCATCATCTAGTGAGGCATCTGGTCAGCTCCACAAGTTAAACGGTGATGCACAGCTTGCCCAGTTGAGAAAGTCCATAGCTGAAGTCATTCAGGAGCTTGTTATGGGTCCTAGGCAAACTCCCAATATCAGGAGAGCACTCCTTCAGGATATTAGCAATCTATGCTGCTTCTTTGGCCAGAGGCAGAGTAATGACTTTTTGTTACCGATTCTCCCTGCTTTTCTGAATGATCGAGATGAGCAGCTAAGAGCAGTATTCTATGGCCAAATTGTGTATGTGTGTTTCTTTGTAGGTCAAAGAAGTGTGGAAGAATATCTTTTACCTTATATTGAGCAGGCTGTAAGTGATTCTACAGAGGCCGTTATTGTCAATGCATTGGACTGTTTGGCCATTTTGTGCAGAAGCGGTTACTTGCGGAAGAGGATACTCCTGGAAATGATTGAGCGGGCATTTCCATTACTATGTTATCCTAGTCAGTGGGTAAGAAGGTCAGCTGTCAGTTTTATTGCAGCCAGCAGTGAGTGCTTGGGTGCAGTAGATTCATATGTATTCCTTGCTCCCGTTATTCGCCCCCTTCTTCGTAGACAGCCAGCATCTCTAGCTTCTGAGAAGGCTCTCTTTTCATGTTTGAAGCCTCCTGTCTCGAGACAGGTATTTTACCAAGTTCTAGAAAATGCAAGGAGTTCTGACATGTTGGAAAGACAGAGAAAAATATGGTACAATTCTCGGCCTCAATCTAAACAATGGGAAAATGTGGATTTACTTCATAAAGGGATTGCAGAATTGAATTCGATGAGGAGCTGGACAGATGACCAAGAAAATCCCGAGGGTCAAAAACGTGCTGGAAATGAATTGCAACAGGGGAAGCTAACTGAATGTGATGATGGTGTGGCTAAGTTTGGATGTATGGGAAGCTTTACGCACAAGGCTTCGAGCACAGTTGACATTCACGATCCCTTATCCTCTGAAAAGTTGCAGTACTCGGGCTTTATGTGGCCACAGGGAAGTACTGTGAATAGCTTCATGTGTGATAAATCATCAGTAGGGATACCTCTGTACTCCTTTAGCATGGACAGGCAAGCAGTGGGAGTTACTTCTGCTTCATCTGATTCTCCATTACAAGTGAGTTCTGTAGGAGTTGGTGCGTCATCTATGCCATGGATGGATCCAGTAAATAAATCTTTTAGTTTAGCTAGTACTGTTCCAGCACCCAAACTGGTGTCAGGATCATTCAACATCGGCAGTGGTTCTAAACAATTTTATCGAGTAGTCCATGAACCAGATGGTAGGGATAATGACCAAACAGCCTTTGTCAATAGCAAGTTTCAAGATATGGGGTTAACTAGTGCTACAAAAGCAAGTTCTATTACTGTGGAAGATGCATCCTCTACAAGTGATCTAACGGGACTGCCCTCTTCTGCAAGAGCTTCATCAATTCCAGATTCTGGTTGGAGGCCTCGTGGAGTTTTGGTTGCGCACTTGCAAGAGCATCGGTCTGCTGTCAATGACATAGCTATTTCAACTGATCATAGCTTCTTTGTGAGTGCATCTGATGATTCCACTGTCAAGGTCTGGGATTCGAGAAAGTTGGAGAAGGACATCTCATTTAGGTCAAGATTGACTTATCATCTGGAGGGAAGCCGTGCACTATGCTCTGCAATGCTTCGGGGCTGTGCTCAAGTTGTAGTTGGGGCATGTGATGGCATGATACATATGTTTTCTGTTGATTACATTTCCAGAGGTCTTGGTAATGTAGTTGAGAAGTACTCAGGGGTTGCTGATATCAAGAAGAAAGACACAAAAGAAGGGGCAATACTTAGCCTTTTGAATTTCTCAGCTGACAACTGTGCAAATCAAATGGTTATGTACAGCACCCAAAATTGTGGGATCCATCTTTGGGATATAAGAACGAATTCAGATTCATGGACACTGAAAGCAACTCCGGAAGAGGGCTATGTGTCTTCCCTAGTAACAGGGCCTTGTGAAAATTGGTTTGTATCAGGATCTTCAAGGGGTGTGCTCACTCTTTGGGATATGAGGTTCCTTGTTCCTGTGAACTCATGGCAGTATTCTGCTGTTTGCCCCATAGAGAAGATGTGTCTTTTCCTTCCTCCTCCAAATGCTTCTGTATCTGCTGCTGCAAGGCCCCTTGTTTATGTAGCTGCAGGCTGCAACGAAGTTTCTCTTTGGAATGCAGAAAATGGCACCTGCCATCAG GTGTTGAGGGTTGCCAGTTACGAAAGTGACACTGAAATGTCTGAGGTGCCTTGGGCCTTGTCCAGATCATCAGCTAAAAATTCTAAAGCGGATATGAGACGGAATGTTAATCCTCATTACAGAGTTGATGAACTGAATGAACCACCTCCTCGGATTCCTGGCATCCGTTCATTGCTTCCCTTACCTGGGGGTGATTTGTTAACCGGGGGAACTGACTTGAAGATACGTCGATGGGATCATTACAG CCCCGAACGAAGTTACTGTATTTGTGGGCCAAACTTGAAGGGTGTGGGAAATGATGATTTCTATGGAATACGATCTAGCTTTGGTGTGCAAGTTGTGCAG GAGACGAAAAGACGGCCTCTAACAACAAAGTTGACAGCCAAGGCAGTTCTTGCAGCTGCTGCCACTGATACTGCTGGCAGCCATCGTGATTCAATCCTTTCATTGGCCTCTGTTAAGTTGAACCACAGACACTTAATATCAAGCAGTAGAGACGGGGCAATCAAGGTCTGGAAGTGA
- the LOC101314208 gene encoding chlorophyll(ide) b reductase NOL, chloroplastic-like → MAMKAAAASTPLLSFSSKSHLSRRFPQFDRGRSFPTTSCCCCGARPSLSSYATYASLLRPKPKAEASQNTRRPMLPPYNVLITGSTKGIGFALAKEFLRAGDNVVICSRSAERVESTVRSLREEFGEQHVWGTKCDVREGKDVKDLVAFAQKNLKYIDIWINNAGSNAYSYKPLAEASDEDLIEVVTTNTLGLMICCREAIKMMLDQPRGGHVFNIDGAGSDGRPTPRFAAYGATKRSVVHLTKSLQAELQMQDVKDVIVHNLSPGMVTTDLLMSGATTKQAKFFINVLAEPAEVVAEYLVPNIRSIPTNGSVKPTYIRFLTGIKAYSQIFSRFAFGARRNRYMLED, encoded by the exons ATGGCCATGAAGGCAGCAGCAGCGTCCACACCTCTCTTGTCATTCTCATCCAAATCCCACCTCTCTCGCCGTTTCCCTCAATTCGACCGTGGTCGCAGTTTTCCTACTACTAGTTGTTGTTGTTGTGGTGCTCGTCCAAGTCTGAGCAGCTATGCCACCTACGCTTCCTTACTAAGACCCAAACCCAAAGCCGAAGCCTCCCAGAATACAAGACGCCCCATGCTTCCTCCTTACAATGTCCTCATCACCGGTTCAACCAAAG GTATTGGTTTTGCTCTAGCCAAAGAGTTCCTCAGAGCAGGAGATAACGTCGTGATTTGCTCAAGATCAG CTGAACGAGTTGAATCTACTGTTCGGAGCCTTAGAGAAGAGTTTGGCGAGCAACATGTGTGG GGTACTAAATGTGATGTTAGAGAAGGGAAAGATGTGAAGGACTTGGTGGCCTTTGCACAAAAGAACCTGAAATACATTGATATATGG ATTAATAATGCAGGATCAAATGCATATAGTTATAAACCCCTGGCAGAGGCCTCAGATGAAGATCTTAT TGAAGTTGTCACTACAAATACACTTGGTTTGATGATATGTTGCCGTGAG GCAATAAAGATGATGTTGGATCAGCCTCGAGGTGGTCATGTTTTCAACATTGATGGAGCTGGTTCTGATGGAAGACCCACCCCAAG GTTTGCTGCATATGGAGCAACAAAGCGTAGTGTGGTGCATTTGACAAAATCATTACAG GCAGAATTGCAGATGCAAGATGTCAAAGATGTCATAGTGCATAACTTGTCG CCCGGAATGGTTACAACTGATCTTCTCATGTCTGGTGCAACTACGAAGCAG GCAAAGTTTTTCATCAATGTTCTGGCAGAACCAGCTGAAGTG GTTGCTGAGTATCTGGTTCCAAATATAAGATCCATCCCTACCAATGGATCAGTGAAGCCCACATACATCCGTTTCCTAACTGGGATCAAAGCCTACTCCCAGATATTCTCA AGATTTGCTTTTGGTGCACGAAGGAACAGATATATGCTCGAAGATTGA